A stretch of DNA from Lotus japonicus ecotype B-129 chromosome 4, LjGifu_v1.2:
GACAAAAGAATTAAAACCTTGAGAGTTGTTAGTTGATTGTCTAGACTGTAACTATTCTATTAGATGTTAACTACCGATTGCCATTTGCCTTTCTCCGTGTCAAAGCCTGCAGTGTAACCAAGAGCATCCCAATCACTGCTTGTGCGAACAATGACTTTATATCTACGCCCATCACCTTTTAGACGGAACTCCAAGCCATCATATGCAGAAAGATCCTCAGGTTTTGAGAAattctgaaaagtgaaaaccaattaTATTAAGCTCTCTTTTTCATTGAAGAACTTAGTTTCCAAGTTAATTAGTTAAAGTGAAATCACAACATATGctcatcacaggcaacaataaTAACCGATCGTTGTAGGCAGGAACACATCAGAAACAGAGAAATAATTACAGATTTACaggcatattttttttttgacatagaTTTACAGGCATATTATTTCCATATAGTGGTCTATGTATTGAATCAAGTGGCAATTACTCAACACTATGCCATTGCCTTCTGTGAGACCTCattgaaaatttaataaaattaattgcagTTTACCTTTGTTCTTGTACTTGTAAAGCCACCATTATTCGCCGTTGAAACAACACCTGGACTAGACAAACAGTTATATGATTTTGAGCATTGAAACAAAGAAGACAAGTTATGCTAGTCTCCAAAATATCACAGGCACGCAACATTTGCTAGAATTGGACACATACCTTTAAAAACCCCAGTTGGTCCACCATTTTCATTACCACTTGGGTCAATTAGAAATGTACTTTCACTAACTCCTCCCATTACCACATCATCTAAAGCGCCAAAAGAAAGCTGCCTATAATTATTGTCTGCACGGAAGAATAAAATAGTATTATCAATAGGATGCATAGAAGTAAATTGATATCCAATATGTTAGCTAGGAATCTACCTTCAAATCCAAACAATAGCTTTCCCCTTCGAAGTCCAAGATTGTCCTTCACAGCCTTGATCAAATTTTTCATTCCTATGTACTCCACCTTTTCAGGTGAATCACCTTTTATCTGTTTCAATTAATCAATATCTAAGAAAATAGTTTCCAAAATTTCACATAATGAGCTTGTGGACCAACTGGACTTCCAAATTAGATAGAAAAGTAACAAATCTGACTCGGAAGGTAGTGTCATCAGAAAGGAAAACCAGTTAGCTACCTCTGGCTCAAAGAACTTAATTCCCTGcaccaaaacaaaaaattcatTCAGCTACAGAAATAATTATAAAGCCTTCAAACAATCAATAAACTGAAATAATTGAGAAAAGCAATCAGGTGATATAAGTCAACATTAACATTCAATTCTCAGTGATAGATAAGCTTTCTAATGTCGTGATAAAGCTAATGCACATACTTGGCTGTATTTTGCTCTGTCGGGCGTGTCTCCTTCCTTAGGGCCAACAATGACAGAAACAGCATTGACCACTTTCTTGACTCCTTTAAAGTATTCAGGGACCAAAGTACTATCTTTTGTGATGTCTCCAACCACCTTTGTTTAAGCATAAAGGTCAGTTGGAAGCATAGAAAAATAGCataaagattagaaatatcaaCTTTTATGTAGTACATTATACCCATTTACTCTAAAAGTATAAAGAACAGGAAGGTTCTGCAATCTGCATTGATGAAAATTATTACATTCCACCCACAAGTCTTGAAACCGGTAAATCTTCAATGCGAAAATTAGTAAAGAATTTGTTGATGGCAGGAAGACAATTGATTATCACTTCCTATCCAAACACATACCCTCCTGAACTAACACCTATCTTCAATCATGGGCAGCTCCATCATGTTTAGGTCCAACAACATATCAATGTCAACAAAATGATAACTCAAAATCCAACATACCAATTTTCAGAAACTATTTATTCATTGGATCATCTATAAAGTATTTCAGTACTTTCAAATAAAGTAACTCACCAAATCAACATCTGAGCCTAACATCCTTCTTGCCTTCTCTTCATTTCTAACCTGATCAATATTGATACAGAAATTTAATATTTGTTATACACTGAACTCAGTAACTAACAGATTAAAATACTGtactttttcctttattttaaattgggattttttttctctagaaACTACGATATACAATGAAATCATGCTGGCAAGGTAAGGCAACAACAATACCAATACTCGGACTGGAATTCCTTTCTTCCGCAATACATCAACCACTCTTCGACCAACACCACCAGTAGCTCCAGCTACCAGGACAATATCAGAAGTTCCCATCGAGCTAACCGGTTCACTTGGGGAAGGGCTGGATAGCTTCTCAACTAGAAAGTCAAAGAACTTCACAATTCAGAAATGACGAACACTCATTAGTTGATCCATACCAAGCTTTCTCTCTTGTTTTTCACTTCTCTATTGTTCTTTCTAATAGttcaaaattgaataaaatgcTAGCTACCTTAGCAGGAGATGGAGGTCCATTGAAGAAGTAAAGTGTTTTTATAAATCTTCCAAAATCCCAACCTTGTTTTCCAGCTTCAGCTGATATGGTTGCTCTGCATGTTCCAGAAGAGAGTCTGGTTGAGGTTTGTTCATAAACTAATGTCTTTTGCCTACCATATATCTGAAGAAATGGTTTAGGCAATTTAGGTCCCTACAAAATGAGGCAAAAATGATATCAAACTTGCACTAGCTATGATGAAGTGGGGAGTTTCAATTTCAGCAAATAAGAGCAAAGATATTCAGAAAATTACAGAacaataagaagaaaaagatcatatcaattatcaaacaacaacaacaacaacctaaACCAAAAGATTCCTAATTCATGCAAAGAAACATTTGATAAAAATATCCAAGGACTCATTAAGAATGTTACCTGAAAATTGAGAACAAAAGTGGAAGCAGGGGAAGATAGAGTTGTGGAGCACAATTCCATTTCGAAAGTATACTAGTTTCTAGACGAATAAGCTTAGTTATGTCTGTGGTGATATTTGCAGTGCAGGAATCATATGAACCACACAAAAATGTAacctttcacttttcatttcAGGTTggctaaaaaaaatttaatttaatttcctaaataactataattttttgaaaatacctaaataattataattaatatttataaacaATTATAGTGTAAAAATAaaactttttttccttttaaaaaataacttttttttgaaaattgaaaatcttTTGTTTAGGCCAGAATAAGTGAATAACCATAAATAAAATATGGTTATTATTCAAAACAATTTAATAAtttgttaaaaatatttatataaattgaAAGATGTGCTTGCCGGGAGTCGAACCCGGGTCTATTGCTTGGAAGGCAATTATCCTAACCGTTGGACTACAAACGCTTTGGTGTTTATTAGTTAGGAATAATGTTATTTAATAAACATGTCTATGTTGTAGATCGAAACTCCAGCTACACACACATTTTTCCACCAACAAAACGCGTTTCAATTAAAAACATTTAAGAGTTAAATTCTGGAGCCATATTCTTTATGTACGATTTATTGACATTTTGGCATGTTAAGTAATAAGTACAAAGTATCTATATTTGGATAGAAGATTTAAGCAAAGTAATACTAATGTGTTAACTACTAGTTATGCACACCCTCTTTTTGTTAACTACTAGTTGTCACATACAGTTGTCTTTTCTAAAACCTTGACTTTTGTTGTTTAGAACTAAAATCCACACTCATGTAGGAGTACTTGTTCAATTCCCATTTATCATCATCAAGTCCTATCCTTCAACGTGATACTGATACCCATTAAGTCAGCTATGTTGTCTTCCTTTCAACAACATACTATAAATGGTTGAATGAAAGATCCTGGAGTTGTGAGCAATAAATAATGCATTGCTTTTTATTCTTCTCAATCCATCCATCATACTTAGTCTAGGCTAATCAGTACTTGTTTTAGAACAATAAAAGCTACCAGTAATTAGTAACCAACGTGTGTAAAAAAGTAAATTAAAGGTTAGTTTTTGGATGCCATATTCATTTATATGTCTCTTACAAAGAATAATTTGTcctagaaaacatttttcatttttaaattaatcAATAGTCGTTAGTGATAATGTTTATGCCATGTGTtacattttaatgcattgaatCATTATTTTCCTAATTAACAAGTTTCACCTACAAGTCAATGTCAACACAGCCCATCACATTCCTCTTCCTATGTAAATCACATTTTTTTTCATTCCCCACAAATCTTTCTCTTGACTTAGCAATCCCTCACAAAGCTTGATCTCCAAGCACTCTTCAATTCCCTCCACCCATTTTTCAATTGTTATATATAGGTGAAGATTAACACTACAATCTGTTCCCCAAAGTAAAGTCATTAGTACTCATTCTTCCCTTCATCTCTTTTGTCTCACTCTTTTCACAATGGCACGATGTAGGACTTCACCACTCCTATTCTTGGTCCTCTTTGCCTCACTCTGTTCATGTTTACAAGGAAGAAAGCTTCTTCTGGGACCAGAGAAGCAGTGGAAGAACATAGACCTGTCTTCGAGGGACAGCTTGCTTTTCAGTGCCCTTCCTAAGGGCACCGTGCCATCATCTTCCCCAAGCAAAAAACACAATGCCATGGTTGTTGATGAGAAGCTCATAGGAAGGCACCTTATAAGCATGGATCGAGTTCTTCTACTATCTGTTCCTAGCCCTGGTGCTGGGCATTAATAGACAATAATAATTAGCTTGTGTGTTTGCTTATCTTcaaatttttctttgtttatatGAGACAACACTATTTTTGGGGCTCACTTTTGTGAGTTAGTGTTGAATTGTGTAAAATTAGAATGTATTTGGTGGAATTAagaattttttattgttacttAATATAATTGTTTTCAATTATTTATCACCGTTTTGTAACCAATTACTATCGTTTATATATTATGGGAGTTTATTACCATTGATTGACTATAACTTTTTGTAAGTGTTT
This window harbors:
- the LOC130711599 gene encoding protein HIGH CHLOROPHYLL FLUORESCENCE PHENOTYPE 173, chloroplastic isoform X1, which gives rise to MELCSTTLSSPASTFVLNFQGPKLPKPFLQIYGRQKTLVYEQTSTRLSSGTCRATISAEAGKQGWDFGRFIKTLYFFNGPPSPAKFFDFLVEKLSSPSPSEPVSSMGTSDIVLVAGATGGVGRRVVDVLRKKGIPVRVLVRNEEKARRMLGSDVDLVVGDITKDSTLVPEYFKGVKKVVNAVSVIVGPKEGDTPDRAKYSQGIKFFEPEIKGDSPEKVEYIGMKNLIKAVKDNLGLRRGKLLFGFEDNNYRQLSFGALDDVVMGGVSESTFLIDPSGNENGGPTGVFKGVVSTANNGGFTSTRTKNFSKPEDLSAYDGLEFRLKGDGRRYKVIVRTSSDWDALGYTAGFDTEKGKWQSIQVPFSSLRPIFRAKTVSDAPPFDPSIVMSLQLMFSKFEYDGKLNGTFVEGPFELPVSSIRAYIKDPITPRFVHVGSAGVTRPERPGLDLSKQPPAVRLNKELGSILTFKLKGEDLIRESGIPYAIVRPCALTEEPAGADLIFEQGDNITGKISREEIARLCVAALESPYACDKTFEVKSVVPFSEPFTLDPANPPPEKDYNVYFKDLKEGITGKEALQQNPVPV
- the LOC130711599 gene encoding protein HIGH CHLOROPHYLL FLUORESCENCE PHENOTYPE 173, chloroplastic isoform X3, which translates into the protein MGTSDIVLVAGATGGVGRRVVDVLRKKGIPVRVLVRNEEKARRMLGSDVDLVVGDITKDSTLVPEYFKGVKKVVNAVSVIVGPKEGDTPDRAKYSQGIKFFEPEIKGDSPEKVEYIGMKNLIKAVKDNLGLRRGKLLFGFEDNNYRQLSFGALDDVVMGGVSESTFLIDPSGNENGGPTGVFKGVVSTANNGGFTSTRTKNFSKPEDLSAYDGLEFRLKGDGRRYKVIVRTSSDWDALGYTAGFDTEKGKWQSIQVPFSSLRPIFRAKTVSDAPPFDPSIVMSLQLMFSKFEYDGKLNGTFVEGPFELPVSSIRAYIKDPITPRFVHVGSAGVTRPERPGLDLSKQPPAVRLNKELGSILTFKLKGEDLIRESGIPYAIVRPCALTEEPAGADLIFEQGDNITGKISREEIARLCVAALESPYACDKTFEVKSVVPFSEPFTLDPANPPPEKDYNVYFKDLKEGITGKEALQQNPVPV
- the LOC130711599 gene encoding protein HIGH CHLOROPHYLL FLUORESCENCE PHENOTYPE 173, chloroplastic isoform X2 yields the protein MELCSTTLSSPASTFVLNFQGPKLPKPFLQIYGRQKTLVYEQTSTRLSSGTCRATISAEAGKQVEKLSSPSPSEPVSSMGTSDIVLVAGATGGVGRRVVDVLRKKGIPVRVLVRNEEKARRMLGSDVDLVVGDITKDSTLVPEYFKGVKKVVNAVSVIVGPKEGDTPDRAKYSQGIKFFEPEIKGDSPEKVEYIGMKNLIKAVKDNLGLRRGKLLFGFEDNNYRQLSFGALDDVVMGGVSESTFLIDPSGNENGGPTGVFKGVVSTANNGGFTSTRTKNFSKPEDLSAYDGLEFRLKGDGRRYKVIVRTSSDWDALGYTAGFDTEKGKWQSIQVPFSSLRPIFRAKTVSDAPPFDPSIVMSLQLMFSKFEYDGKLNGTFVEGPFELPVSSIRAYIKDPITPRFVHVGSAGVTRPERPGLDLSKQPPAVRLNKELGSILTFKLKGEDLIRESGIPYAIVRPCALTEEPAGADLIFEQGDNITGKISREEIARLCVAALESPYACDKTFEVKSVVPFSEPFTLDPANPPPEKDYNVYFKDLKEGITGKEALQQNPVPV